CATAGAAACTTAACCGCCGGACTAGCTTGTCGGCACCAGGCAAGCATGTGGTGGATACCACCCGACGGTGGGGCATGCCTGATATGGCAGGCATGTTCTGGATGGACGAAGTGGGATGCCGTGTACATAGATATGTCTTGTCCGGGATGCGGTGCATGGCGGGTACCATTGTGCGAGTCAATTATTTATTGCCGTACATATATCTACTATGTCTTGTTAATTAGTACTAACTCTGTAAAGAAATACTAAAGaatcttatatttctttacagagggagtacatcacAAATCTAAAATTTGTATTTGCGCACGACTGGCGTGTTTTTGAATATCCGCAAGTCAGGTGAGGCCAAGTCCATCTTGGTGCGTGTGTCGGGTCATTCAACGTGAAAAAAGAGGCTTGACATGAACAACGAGGTCCCAGGCTTAAAAATAGAGACACCTCCCACGTTGTAGGTCTCGGATGGCTGTTGCTCATTTGTTGTGCTTGTCGGCtatgtgtcaaatcaataaatttggacTGAAATTTTTCCCTCGAAGACTGACCATCACCAACGATGACACTGGTTTACGTCAAAGATAGAGAGCGAATCCCTTATTGCTGAGAGTCATGTCGTATTGTTGCATCGCACTCGGCGGCGAGGGCAACCCCCTCCTCTCATCTTCGAACTGGGATGCTTCAAGCAGGGCAGAAAGTTGTCCCGAACTTGTCGCACCGCATACCCTGTGCTGGTGGCGTGTGTTCATGCATGAGCGCGTTCATCGGCCATCCACGATTTGTAGCCAACACCGCCTACATTGTCATTGTCGTCAGACGGCTTGTTCAAGTCAAGGTCCGGCCGTGTGCTCTGATGCCTAGGCTCGGTGATGGGCTCCGATAGGGTGTGGATCAGCCATCACCCTAACAAATCGTCTTCAACGATTTTATATTGGCAAATGCCAGCTAGTAGCGAGGGACCGTTCGTTGTTTATATACTAGTAACAAAGTATCCTCAAGAATTCTTCGCCATCACTGCAACTGTATCAGTCAAGATATTAGATATGGACAGACCGCTCAAAACCTACTGCTTGCATAGAAAAATTTATGCTGTGCCATCCGTTGAGTAGCTCAGTAATCCCCGGAAAAAAAAGCTCAGTAAGACGTGAAATGAGGGTATGAAAACAACAGAACGATGTGCAAGTGACGTGTATGTTCTTAACGGAACGATGACGAGGGAAGCCCACTGTAGCAGATACTCTCTATATGTAGAGGGGATCAAGGGACACATAGGCGTGGCACCATCCATGCCTTCTATCTCAGCCACCATCTTTGTACTGCTGAAATTGGCGTGTTGAGAAATGGCGTGTACCGAAGAATGTGAGGGTTTACAGCCCGGCCAATTCTCGCCCACACACTCTGGTGATAACCCGATGTTACAGGAGCATGGTACATCAACTTCAACAGCTGTACAAAATAGATGTGTACAGAAAAGTTAGTTAGGCAATACAGTTGTGAATGCACTGCATGAACTAGTGTTTCAGTAGATGCATATGGTGGTAATGCAGCCAACAAAATGCAAATATTCAACCTATAGTGTCCTCGTGTTCTCAAACTCGTGAAAGCAGAAACGAAACAAAAGTAAAAAACGAGAAAAATGCTTGTTTAGGGCAGGGAAACTAACATGAAAGTACATGAATGTCTGAATTATGTTGCGTTTCCACCTGCATGAGAAAGCAAGCATGGCGCTGCTGTGAGTTTAGATTCAAAATCTTCTTTAAATAGTTCAGCAAGAAGTGAATGCACATACGAGAAAAGTGATACGATCATAAGAAAGCCAAGGGTAATTTCAGCATTTGAACAAAGGAGGCTGATCGTAGTGTTGTTTGTCTCCACCCACAAACAAGGCTCCTCCATGTACCTCCTAAAGATAGAGATTAAAAAAAATCAGTAATTGCAAGCGTTGATACAAAGGTGCAATTTATTGTAGAAATCAGCGACTTGCCTGTAGAAAGAGGAGCGTGCAAAATTACGCCTCAGGAATCTAGCAACATGATCAAGTGCCCAGCAAAGCACAGGCAGTAGAACAActgaataaaagaaaaatgaaactGGTAAGGCAAGAACAGAGGTTAGACTCGCAAAATTGAAAAAGCAAGAAAAGGAAGTGTGGCTTACTCTTAAAGCGTACATTTGATGTGAACATCATAAGAGAGAACATCAAATGAACAAAGTCCTTGGCTACAATTATAGACTGCAGCCAAGGCTGAATTGCAGGCATGTTCCATGCTCTTGGTTTCTACAGgcagagaggggggggggggggggggggggggaggattgaGAAATCGTGGGAAATTGACAAAAATATAGAAAAAGGCGCTATATCTATTCATTCAGATAAGCAGACACCTACCCCATAAGTGCAGTATAAAGAATATGCTGACGAGCATATTGTTCCTAGCAACGAAAGTCTATATGCTTTGCTTGCGACATCTTTCGGTACAATTGGAAGGATTCCAAGACTAGCAACAATCAATACCTGCAAAACCACAGTTCATAACACCATATTTCACTATGACACTGTAACAACATATATTAAGAGACAATGATACAGGGTCATGACATTTGTTTTTGCTTGTGAAGCTACTTGGCGTATACGATATCAGTAGTTGAGTGGCTCACGCATATGAGAAAGAGTGACCAGGGCCTAAGAACAAAATTTGTAATCGGCGAAAGAAGTGAAATGTCTAAAGAGAATGGAACATAAGACGATAATAACACAACTTGTGCTCACAGCAAGTAGATTATGAATATGCTTTTCTACATTGAAGGGCACAAGGTAGCTATCCATACCCAAGCATTGATAGAGAAATGTATGGTTCGTCCATCGAACCGTAAAGAGTTTCCTGTCCTTTCTGTTGGTGCTGGTTGAGATGCACCAGTTGATCTCGCACTAGATCCTACATAAAAAAGAAGCAAAAAACAGTTATGAATCTGTAGAGTTCAGACTCATGTGATATGATAGAAAACATAGTGACAGTTCTTTTCCAGTTAGTTCCAATTGCCATTCCAAAAGTAGTTTATTCAGCACTAGAGTTGTGTTTTTAAAAGGGGGCAACTTTGCTGAAACCTGGCTCACTACAAAGCCGACAAGCAGAACAGGAAAACCACAGTTCTGAGAACACAGAACATATAATGATGTAGATGGTAGGAAGTAATTCCCGGACTCCCTTGTGCCAAGAGTCTTGCCACTTCCTTGAGGTGAAAAACATCAAGTGCCAAATTTTATTGTCACCACACCTGTGTCACGAGCTCGGGAATTCTCACTGGATGGTGTAGATGAAGAACTTGCTGCTGATCTGTTGGATTGAGTCGAACTTGTGGAAGACATTGGCTCAACCACCAAATCAGGGTCCTGAGATGAGATGTAAAGAAGGAAAGTTAGTAATTCTGACAGTCAATTGTCAAACCCGGATTATTTTACTTGGATATGACTCAGTTTGAAAAGGTTCAATTCCAAACAGCAAATAATTTGTAAGATGAACAAGTAAAACTATCGTTACACTATCGAGAAGTGGACAGAGACGTTAAGGATGGTACCTGAACATACTATCAGACCAAATGGAGAACCAGCAAATAATAGGCAAAAGTAATTGGACGGTAGCGACAGAAGAGTCACTTTTCACTAACCAACGTGAATGGTTAAGAATTTCTTTAACAAGTACGGTTTGCATCTCTTAAAAACAATGCTAATATCTAGCAGCCAGCAGTTGAACATGTCATGCTTTTGGACAGGAAAGAAAAGCAAGTTGAACATGTAAGATACAAAGGCAATAAATGGTTAATAAAAGTAAAACAAACTGTCAACTCTTCAAAAGCCTAACTGCACAACTGCGAAATGGTGGCGTTGCGGTGAGGAAAACGTGAGAAGTTCGGACTGTGGATAAGGAAGCTACATCACCCAGTACTTGCACACAATTTACCAATCCCAATTCTTTTGTCTCAACTGATACCATACAGCATCATAACTCAATCAGAAGGGAACAGTAAGCAACATGCTCAAGACTAGCATTGGGCTATTGGCCATACAGAGAGATCCACCCTGTCTGAAGAAAAAAGTGCAAACACTGCATGTACCTCCTAGAGGCGAAAACCACGTGAGTCTCAGTTATTTCGTCAAAAGAAAATACAAATTGGAGGCAGCTAACATTTGGTGTACAAATGAACGGTAAAGCACAGAAGAACGTGTTAATTATGTGTTCATTAAATTAAATCTTCGCCACTGAGACGCATTAATTTGCCCTAACAACAATCCATGGGGAAGACTAACATGGGTCTCCTGATGTTTGAGTTACATTAAGCCGTATCAATCAGATGAAGCACTCACAGTTCATCAAAGAAGACATTGCAATGCAGTATCAAAGTATAGGCACACCGAATTTATAAATGTGGGATAGTATAACTTAAAATCACGGCAACTGCATGGAACCAATGCCAAAGTGTGACACCTGAACCCAATGATGCCGATATCATGCAACCCCATAATACCCAACTGGTAGTACCACGCTAGCGGTGCAGCAGCTGCAACCTACATTCTTATTAACAGCCCATGGGACTCTTAAGTCTCTAACAGCATCAAATTCAAGCCATCGACCATTTGGCAACGATTAATTCTCCCCGACACCAACACACCGGAGCTAAGTCAAACAGATCGAACTACCAGTTATCCGCCCGATCCAAAAAACCGGGGGAGACCGTcgtatggggggggggggggggggggggggggggggggggggggggggggcggaggtCTTACGATGTATCTGTGGTAGAACTTGCGCTTGAAGTGGTCGACGACGTCGGGGCGGGAGGCGAGGTGGGGCGGGACGAGGACGTTGGACCAgtaccccgcccaccgcgcgtcGTTCTCGTAGTCGTACGCTCCCGCCGCGATCCGCTTCAGCTTCTGCGGGTCCCCGCCGCCGGTGCTCTCGTCCGCCTCCCCCATCGCCGCGCTGGATCCTCCTGCCTACTCTGGGGTTTGGGTTTGGAGACTCGTGATCCGGGACGAAACGAAGATGAGAGGTGTGACTGCAAaacttttctgttttttttttttgacaaaCTCAGAAATTTTCTGTTGGTGCGACCCAAATGGGTTGCGAGAGGGAAGACTATCCTTTTTTATTTTTGTCTCGCACAGTGGGAGCGATTTTTTTTATTAAAACACCTCTAATTTTATTCATAATCATAACAATAATTACAGGTATACTGATTTGGACCTAAAATCCAAAAAAATACAAAGTAACTCTTATGACTAAGAATTACAATGAAATCTCTTGAAAACGCCTTCTTCACGACGTTACGACACACTAAATGGAAGATGCTTCTCTGCAATCATGGGGAAGTTGGATTTCAAACTTGCTTGGATTTCatcggtgatgatgtgtgtttTAGAACTACTTCTTTTTCGGTTCTTTTTAATGAAGACCAGCTAAAGGAATCTAAACCGATCAGAGAAATCCGTCAGGGAGATCACATATCTCCTTATTTGTGTTTACTTGAGTTGAAGGTTTGTCATGCTTATTACAGAGCAGGAGTAGATTGAATGACCAGATAGGTATGAAGGTGGCAGCAACAGCACCATTTGTTAGCCATTTACTATTTGCAGACGATAGTCTCTTGTATTGAGAGCATCGGCGGCGGTTGCGCAAGAGGTCACAGGGGTGTTACAACTCTATTGTCGAGCTTCAGATCAAAGAATAAATTTGGACAAGTCATCGGGTTTTTTCAGCAAGGAATGTCCAAACGACTTGAGAATGGAGATCAAGCAAGTGTTGCATGTTTATGATGAAGCTTTGAACGAGAAGTACTTAGGAATGACTACCAATGTTGGGAGATCAAAGAATGTTGTTTTCAAATATCTAAAAGATAGGATATGAAAGAGAATTCAAGGATGGATTGAGCAGATTCTTTCAGCTGGAGGTAAAGAGGTACGAATAAAGTTCGTTGCACATGCATTACCGACATATGCCATGGGGTGCTTCAAGCTCCCAAGAGGAATATGCGAGCATATTGATGGGATCCTGACAAAGTTTTGTGGGAATGAAAAATGGCAAGAGGCGCACTGCTTGGGTTTCCTGGAGTAGCATGACCAAGCCAAAACATAAGAGGGGGTATGGGTTTTAGAAACATGGAGCTTTTCAACTTAGCCTTGCTGGCAAAACAGTGATGGAGAATAATCCAGCAACCAAATTCATTGAGTGCACAAATTTTGAAGGTGAAATATTTCCCGGATGGCGATTTCCTAACAACATAGTTGAGCTAAAAAACTCACATATTTGGTGCTCCATCCTTGGCGAGGGGGGGATACTTGCACAAGGCCTCATCGTAAGGATTGGGAATGGTAGGAAATCTCACATCTGGAATGAAAACTAGCTACCTAGATGTAACACCccgataatcaagctacagtaatcccatgttGATAGTGCcacgttgatacgtctccaacgtatctatatctttttttgttccatgctatatattatctgttttggatgttttatatgcattaatatgatattttatattatttttgggactaacctattaacctagagcccagtgccagtttctgtttttttccttgtttttgagtttcgcagaaaaggaataccaaacggagtctaaACAGAATAAAACCATCGCGATGATTTTTCCTGGACCAGAACACACCCCGGAGACTTGGAGATCAAGTCGAAAGAgccatgataacccacaagtataggggatcgcaacagttttcgagggtagagtattcaacccaaatttattgattcgacacaaggggagccaaagaatattctcaagtattagcagttgagttgtcaattcaaccacacctggataatttaatatctgcagcaaagtatttagtagcaaagtaat
The Aegilops tauschii subsp. strangulata cultivar AL8/78 chromosome 3, Aet v6.0, whole genome shotgun sequence genome window above contains:
- the LOC109778546 gene encoding uncharacterized protein, producing MGEADESTGGGDPQKLKRIAAGAYDYENDARWAGYWSNVLVPPHLASRPDVVDHFKRKFYHRYIDPDLVVEPMSSTSSTQSNRSAASSSSTPSSENSRARDTGSSARSTGASQPAPTERTGNSLRFDGRTIHFSINAWVLIVASLGILPIVPKDVASKAYRLSLLGTICSSAYSLYCTYGKPRAWNMPAIQPWLQSIIVAKDFVHLMFSLMMFTSNVRFKIVLLPVLCWALDHVARFLRRNFARSSFYRRYMEEPCLWVETNNTTISLLCSNAEITLGFLMIVSLFSWKRNIIQTFMYFHLLKLMYHAPVTSGYHQSVWARIGRAVNPHILRYTPFLNTPISAVQRWWLR